From uncultured Umboniibacter sp.:
GTATTCAAGCGCTGCGCTGCCCGAATGACTAACGATTGGAAAAACAGATTTGAAAGCAGCCTGAAGACCCATATCAAGACGCGCATCAGGATTAACACCATCCTGCGTGAACTTCTTGTATGAATCGAGCTGAATCGAGAGTAGGAAAGGCACATCCATTGCTTCCGGTAGTTTACCGAAATCTTTACGAATGCGTTTCTTCTCAGTGTATGAATAAGCCATCAGCGTTCCCCAGCTTGTTGCACCTTGTTGATAGGTCAAACAACCTTTGTGCACGGGTGGTGCACCTAATTTCCGCATTAAAGCTGCGGTGGACTTCCATAATTTAATGCCGTCATGGTTGGCAATTTCTTAAACGACAAAAGGCTGACGGTAAAAACCGCCAGCCTCGCTCGCTAGCAGGTGCTAACGAGTAGCGTTTTATTGAACTCAGTATTACTTAAGTTCAACAGATGCGCCAGCTGCTTCAAGCTCTGCTTTAGCTGCTTCTGCGTCATCCTTAGATACGCCTTCTTTAACAGTTGACGGTACGCCGTCAACCATTCCTTTCGCTTCTTTAAGGCCAAGACCTGTAAGACCACGAACGGCTTTAATTACGTTAACTTTCTTATCGCCTGCGCCGGTAAGAACAACGTCGAATTCAGTTTGCTCAGCAGCTGCGCCGCCAGCATCTGCACCGCCAGCTACAGCTACTGCTGCCGCTGCTGATACGCCGAATTTTTCTTCCATTGCTTCAATAAGAGCAACTACGTCTGTTACAGACATTTCTGCAACTGCGTTGATGATATCTTCTTTAGTCAAAGACATGAGTCAGTACCTAATTTAGTGAGCATATTTGCTCGTATTAATAGACAAACAAAACAAAAGCTTACGGAAAATCCGTGAATTACGCT
This genomic window contains:
- the rplL gene encoding 50S ribosomal protein L7/L12 produces the protein MSLTKEDIINAVAEMSVTDVVALIEAMEEKFGVSAAAAVAVAGGADAGGAAAEQTEFDVVLTGAGDKKVNVIKAVRGLTGLGLKEAKGMVDGVPSTVKEGVSKDDAEAAKAELEAAGASVELK